One genomic window of Mucilaginibacter sp. SJ includes the following:
- a CDS encoding DUF4238 domain-containing protein, translating into MAKHHYLPKFYLKAFTNDDGKFFIWSVKDSKFKGNGKFFSPSSHFFLPDDNIVRTDGMPDDYLETIYSGNESRYARILEKIRAVDQGFGLDNQDVLWLNYFAGETFWRVPAQRPVISKTTGMNRLNELGVAVIDRKTHQQVDPAQFAKWVESDRGYFQRLRNVLPATNYWNLLDCNWPCTVKTFTDPFPAICSDNPVILRHPDKADPFLDDLIFPLGPNKVFFRIKDMRDVFSPNIKFYIDMLMVLQAKEYVCCIDKDHIQRLIAFYEQNFESIEGVIDFVFTHLTTSS; encoded by the coding sequence ATGGCTAAGCATCATTACCTACCAAAATTTTATCTGAAGGCCTTTACCAATGACGACGGAAAGTTTTTTATCTGGTCAGTTAAAGACAGCAAGTTCAAAGGGAACGGAAAGTTCTTTTCCCCATCCAGTCATTTCTTTCTACCGGATGATAACATTGTCCGAACCGACGGCATGCCGGATGACTACCTTGAAACAATTTATAGCGGAAACGAAAGCCGTTATGCGCGAATATTAGAAAAGATCCGTGCGGTCGATCAAGGATTTGGTTTAGACAACCAAGATGTTCTGTGGCTGAACTATTTCGCGGGCGAAACGTTTTGGCGGGTGCCGGCTCAGCGGCCTGTCATCAGTAAGACTACCGGCATGAACCGATTGAACGAACTTGGAGTCGCCGTCATAGACAGAAAAACACATCAGCAGGTCGACCCGGCACAATTTGCAAAATGGGTGGAATCTGATCGGGGCTATTTCCAGCGGCTGCGGAACGTTTTACCAGCAACGAATTATTGGAACCTGTTGGATTGTAACTGGCCCTGTACAGTTAAAACGTTTACCGACCCATTCCCCGCGATCTGCAGTGATAACCCTGTGATCTTGCGTCATCCTGACAAGGCGGACCCCTTCCTGGACGATCTGATCTTCCCATTAGGCCCCAACAAGGTGTTTTTCAGGATCAAGGATATGAGGGACGTGTTTTCTCCAAACATTAAGTTTTACATCGATATGCTTATGGTACTTCAGGCTAAAGAGTACGTTTGTTGCATCGACAAAGATCATATTCAAAGGTTGATCGCTTTTTATGAGCAAAACTTTGAATCCATTGAGGGGGTAATAGATTTTGTTTTTACCCATTTGACGACCTCTTCATAA